The following DNA comes from Mucisphaera calidilacus.
CGACCTTGAGGATGCCGCGGAGCCGGTTGACGACGAGGGTGGCGAGCGCTTCGCCGTCGATGTCCTCGGCGACGATGAGCAGGGCCTTGCCGGACTCGGCGACCTTGCCGAGGATGGGGACGAGGTCCTTGGCGGAGGAGATCTTCTTCTCGTGAATGAGGACGTAGGCGTCTTCGAGGACGGCCTCCATGCGAGCGGTGTCGGTGACGAAGTGGGGGCTGAGGTAGCCCTTGTCGAACTGCATGCCCTCGACGAGGTCGACGGTGGTGTCGAGTGAGGAGCCTTCTTCGACGGTGATGACGCCGTCCTTGCCGACCTTGTCCATGGCTTCGGCGATGATCTTGCCGATCTGCTCGTCCTGGTTGGCGGAGCAGGTGCCGACCTGGGCGATTTCCTCGGAGCTGGTGACCTTCTTGGAAGCCTTGGCGAGCTCGGCGACGACGGCCGCGACGGCCTTGTCGATGCCGCGCTTGATCTGGTTGGCGTTGGCGCCGGCGGTGATGTTCTTGAGGCCCTCGGCGAAGATGGCTTCGGCGTAGACGGTGGCGGTGGTGGTGCCGTCACCCGCGTCCTTGGAGGCCTTGGAAGCGACTTCCTTGACCATCTGGGCGCCGATGTTCTCGATGGGGTCTTCGACCTCGATCTCCTTGGCGACGGTGACGCCGTCCTTGGTGACGGTGGGCGAGCCGAAGGATTTTTCGAGGATGACGACGCGGCCGGAGGGGCCGAGGGTCACCTTGACGGCTTTGGCGAGCTTGGCGACGCCGCGGCGGATGCCCTCGCGTGCGTCGGTGTCGAACTTAATGGTTTTGGCAGCCATGCTGGTTGCTCCTTCTGTTGAGCGGTTTGCTGTTGTGGTCTGGTTTACTCGACGACGGCGAGGACTTCGGACTCGTCCATGACGAGGTACTCTTCGCCATCGATCTTGATCTCGGTTCCGCCCCACTTGGAGAGGAGGATGGTGTCGCCTTCCTTGACCTGGAAGGCGGAGCGCTCGCCGTTGTCGAGGAGCTTGCCCTGGCCGACGCGGATGACCTTGGCCTGCTGGGGTTTTTCCTTGGCGGACTCGGGCAGGAAGATGCCTGAGGCGGTTTTTTCTTCGGCGGCTACGCGCTGGACGAGGATCTTGTCACCGAGGGGACGAACTTTCATGGTTATCTCTCCGATTGGAAAAGGGTTGATTGGGGTTGATCAGTTGTTGGCAACGTTCTGTGGCCACTGCCCGTGGTAGCGCCGGTCGATGAGCCGGCGGATGACGTTGAGCAGGGCTTCGATTCGGATGGGGAAGTTGACGACCGAGAAGGCGCCGAGTTGGAGGGCCTGGGTGACGTAGCGCTGGAAGGCGGCCGCGTCGAGGGGCTGGTTGTTGACGACGACGATGGGGGGTGCGTCGGGCAGTCGGTGCAGGACTTCGAGGAGCCAGAGCCCGCCTGATTCGACGGAGCTGGTCCCGCCGGTGGGTCGTTTGTCGGTTTCGCGGGGGGTGGCGAGGTCGACGAGAGCGGCGTGGACAGGGTGTTGTTCGGCGAGTTCGAGGGCTTCCCGGCCGGACTCGGCGACGAGGGGTGCGAAGCCCTGGGGCTTGAGCAGTTGGCCGAGGGGTGTGGCCCAGTCGGCGTCGGCCCGCTGGGGATCTTCCGCCAGCAGGACGTTGAATCGGCCTGTACTCGTGCCATGGTTCATCATGCGGGTTGCAGAGTTGCAAGGCCGGTGCCACGGGTGCCGACGGGCGGGCGTGGCGGCCACGGCGTGTAAGTGTCTTATTTTCAGTGACATGCGGATGAATTGCGGACTGCGTGGTGTTCCTTAATAAGGATGCGGCTGCCGGGTGGCGGTGTGGGGGCGTGGCGGGGGTGTCGTTTTGGCAGAGTGGACGAGCCGCTGGGAGGGTTGACGGGTGCCTCAGGGTGTTGATGATCCGTGCCGCGGACGGGTTAAGGATTTATGAAGCTGAGCATCATCATCCCGGTCTTCAATGAAGAGCAGACGGTGCGTGTGCTGGTCGAGCGGGTGTGGGCGGTGGATCTGGGGGGCGTGGAGCGTGAGGTGATTGTGGTGGACGATGCGTCGGCGGACGCTTCGCCTGCGGTGCTGCGTGAACTGGAGGCGGAAGGGTTGTGCGTCGTGCACCGGCATCCGGTGAACCAGGGCAAGGGTGCGGCGATTCGGACGGGGGTGTCGCGGGTGACGGGTGACATGGTGATCATTCAGGACGCGGACCTGGAGTACGACCCGGGCGAGTATCCGCGTGTGATGGCGCCGCTGCTGGAGAACAGGGCGGACGTGGTGTACGGGTCTCGTTTTCTGGAGCGTGATCAAGACCGGTTGTATGACCGGTGGCACGCGTTCGGCAACGGCGTGCTGACGTGGGTGTCGAATCGGTTTACGGGCTTGGGGCTGAGCGACATGGAGACGTGTTACAAGCTGTTCCGCGCGTCGGTGATCAAGGCGGTGGACATCGAGGAGCCTCGGTTTGGCTTTGAGCCCGAGATCACCGCGAAGGTGGCGAAGCTGGGCGTTCGTGTGGTGGAGGTTCCGGTGTCGTACGACGGGCGCACGTACAGCGCGGGGAAGAAGATCGGTTGGCGTGACGCGTTGTGGGCGCTGCGCTGCATCGTGAAGTACAGCCTGCGGCGTGACTGAGACGTGGCGCTTTTTGCGTCGCGGGCGTGGTTTCTTCTAGCGTCATGCTGACATTGACTCTAGACTGAAATGTCCTGCGATTGTTTCAGATCGTTATTGGTTCAGTTCGTTTCATTCATTTCAAGACAGGAGACCGTCATGACCACCTACACCACTGCGCAAATCAGGAATATCGTTCTGCTGGGCCAGCAAGGCTCCGGCAAGACCACGCTCGCCGAGTCGTTGTTGTTTTCGGCGGGTGCGATTGGTCGTGTCGGAGCGGTTCAGGACGGCAACACGGTGAGTGACTTCACGGACGAGGAGAAGGAGCACGGCCACAGTTTGTTCGCGACGCTGGTGAGTGCGGACCACGACGGTGTGCACCTGAATCTGCTGGACACGCCCGGTTCGCCTGACTTCATGGGGCAGGCGATCAGTGCGTTGCCGGCGGCGGACACGGCGGCGTTGGTGTTAGACGCGGGCGAGCCGATCGGTTCGGTCTCGCGTCGCCTGATGGCGATGGCGGAGGAGCAGCGACTCTGCCGGATGGTCATCATCAACAAGATCGACCACGCGCCGGAGGGCCTCGCGTCGGTGCTTGAGCAGGTTCAGAAGGTGTTCGGCAAGCGTTGCCTGCCGATGAACCTCCCTGCCGAGGGCGGGAAGAAGGTGGTTGACTGTTTCTTTGAGACGGAGGGTGAGAGCGATCTGGGCCCGGTCGAGGATGCGCACACGGCGATCATCGACCAGGTGGTGGAGATCGACGAGGACCTGATGTCGGTTTATCTGGAGCAGGGGCACGTGAAGCCCGAGCAGCTGCACGACGCGTTCGAGCAGGCGCTGCGTGAGGGTCACCTGGTGCCGGTCTGCTTTGTTGCGGCGCGTCCGCACGAGGACCACGAGAACCCGGTGGGCGTCAAGGAACTGGTGCGTGTGCTGGAGAAGCTCGCGCCGAGCCCGATCGAGGGCAACCCTCGGCCGTTCTTGCGTGGCGACGACACGGATCACGAGATCTTCGCGGACCACGATCCCGAGAAACACGTTCTCGCGCACGTCTTCCAGGTGCGCATCGACCCGTTCGTGGGCAAGATCTGCCTGTTCCGGGTGCACCAGGGGACGGTGACGGGTCAGAGTCAGCTGTTCATCGGTGACCCGAAGACGGGTGAGAGTAAGAAGCCGTTCAAGATCGGGCACCTGCAGAAGGTCCAGGGCTCGAAGCACTCGGAGATCGAGCAGGCGATCCCGGGCGACCTGGTCGCGGTGGCGAAGATCGAGGACATCCACTTTGATGCGGTCTTGCACGACTCGCACGACGAGGACCGGCTGCACCTGCGTCCGCTGCGATTCCCCGAGCCGCTGACGGGTCTTGCGGTCTCGCCGAAGAAGCGTGGCGACGAGCAGAAGATCGGCGATGCGCTCTCGAAGCTGCAGGAGGAGGACCCGACGTTCACGGTGACGCGTGACGCGACGACGCACGAGACGGTGATTCACGGTCTGGGCGAGTTGCAGCTGCGTGTGGTGCTCGAGGAGCTGAAGAACCGTTACAACGTCGAGGTGGACACGAAGACGCCTCGGATCGCGTATCGCGAGACGATCTCGTCGAAGGCGGAGGGTCATCACCGTCACAAGAAACAGACGGGCGGCGCGGGTCAGTTCGGCGAGGTCTTTCTGCGGATCGAGCCACTGGAGCGTGGGACGGGCTTCGAGTTTGTGAATGACACGTTTGGCGGTTCGATCCCGCATCAGTTCCTGCCCGCGATCGAGAAGGGCATCCGTCAGGCGCTCGAAGAGGGTGTAGTGGCGGGGTATCCGATGCAGGACATCCGCGTGAGCGTTTATGACGGCAAGCATCACCCGGTGGACTCGAAGGAAGTGGCGTTTATCACCGCGGGCAAGCGTGCGTTTGCCGAGGCGGTGGCGAACGCTTCGCCGGTGCTGCTCGAACCGATGGTTGATGTCGAGGTGACGGCGCCGGAGGGTTACCTGGGCGACATTACCGGTGATTTATCGTCGAAACGCGGTCGTGTGCAGGGCACGGACATGGTGGGTTCGGGTCAGATGTGCATCAGCGCGTTGGTGCCGTTGGCCGAGGTTGCGAACTACCAGAGTGAGTTGCGCAGCATGACCGGCGGGCAGGGCAGCTACACGATGAGCATGAGCCATTACGACCCGATGCCTGCACACGTGCAGGAGAAGGTTGCCGCGGAAAGTCAGAAAGAATTGGTTGAAGCGGGTTGATTCGCGAAGCTCAACACGTTGAGATGTATTTTGTCGCGTGTTAAGACGCGTAAAGCTCAAGCGGTTGCGTATGTGCAACCGATGTTTGAAGCGTGTTCGCATCAAAGTGATGCGATTGACCTACAGGCAGTGGCATCGTCTGAAGCCGCACGAAAGGGAACATCCATGGCGAAGAAGGCTGCAAAGAAGAAAGCCAAGAAGAAGGTCGCGAAGAAGAAAGTGGCCAAGCGTGTTGTGAAGAAGGCAGCGAAGCGCGTCGCGAAGAAGGCAACCAAGAAGGTTGCGAAGAAGCGCGTTGCCAAGAAGGTTGCCAAGAAGAAGGTCGCGAAGAAGCGCGTTGCCAAGAAGAAGGTCGCCAAGAAGAAGGTGGCCAAGAAGAAGGTCGCTAAGAAGAAGGTTGCCAAGAAGAAGGTTGCCAAGAAGAAGGTCGCCAAGAAGAAGGTGGCT
Coding sequences within:
- a CDS encoding glycosyltransferase family 2 protein, producing the protein MKLSIIIPVFNEEQTVRVLVERVWAVDLGGVEREVIVVDDASADASPAVLRELEAEGLCVVHRHPVNQGKGAAIRTGVSRVTGDMVIIQDADLEYDPGEYPRVMAPLLENRADVVYGSRFLERDQDRLYDRWHAFGNGVLTWVSNRFTGLGLSDMETCYKLFRASVIKAVDIEEPRFGFEPEITAKVAKLGVRVVEVPVSYDGRTYSAGKKIGWRDALWALRCIVKYSLRRD
- the groL gene encoding chaperonin GroEL (60 kDa chaperone family; promotes refolding of misfolded polypeptides especially under stressful conditions; forms two stacked rings of heptamers to form a barrel-shaped 14mer; ends can be capped by GroES; misfolded proteins enter the barrel where they are refolded when GroES binds) produces the protein MAAKTIKFDTDAREGIRRGVAKLAKAVKVTLGPSGRVVILEKSFGSPTVTKDGVTVAKEIEVEDPIENIGAQMVKEVASKASKDAGDGTTTATVYAEAIFAEGLKNITAGANANQIKRGIDKAVAAVVAELAKASKKVTSSEEIAQVGTCSANQDEQIGKIIAEAMDKVGKDGVITVEEGSSLDTTVDLVEGMQFDKGYLSPHFVTDTARMEAVLEDAYVLIHEKKISSAKDLVPILGKVAESGKALLIVAEDIDGEALATLVVNRLRGILKVVAVKAPGFGDRRKAMLEDIAILTGGSAVMEELGMDLEKLELTDLGRAKKIVIDKDNTTIVEGAGKTADIKGRIETIKAQIESTTSDYDAEKLQERLAKLSGGVAQVNVGAATESEMKEKKARVEDALHACRAAVEEGILPGGGSAILRARKALDKIADLVGDEPIGVEIIRRAVAAPIKQIAENAGHDGSVVCKNVEDAKGKNEGFNALTGEYTDLLKAGVLVPAKVERVALQNAASIAGLLLTTDAVITEIKEKKAPAGAGMDDMGMDY
- the groES gene encoding co-chaperone GroES, with amino-acid sequence MKVRPLGDKILVQRVAAEEKTASGIFLPESAKEKPQQAKVIRVGQGKLLDNGERSAFQVKEGDTILLSKWGGTEIKIDGEEYLVMDESEVLAVVE
- the fusA gene encoding elongation factor G, giving the protein MTTYTTAQIRNIVLLGQQGSGKTTLAESLLFSAGAIGRVGAVQDGNTVSDFTDEEKEHGHSLFATLVSADHDGVHLNLLDTPGSPDFMGQAISALPAADTAALVLDAGEPIGSVSRRLMAMAEEQRLCRMVIINKIDHAPEGLASVLEQVQKVFGKRCLPMNLPAEGGKKVVDCFFETEGESDLGPVEDAHTAIIDQVVEIDEDLMSVYLEQGHVKPEQLHDAFEQALREGHLVPVCFVAARPHEDHENPVGVKELVRVLEKLAPSPIEGNPRPFLRGDDTDHEIFADHDPEKHVLAHVFQVRIDPFVGKICLFRVHQGTVTGQSQLFIGDPKTGESKKPFKIGHLQKVQGSKHSEIEQAIPGDLVAVAKIEDIHFDAVLHDSHDEDRLHLRPLRFPEPLTGLAVSPKKRGDEQKIGDALSKLQEEDPTFTVTRDATTHETVIHGLGELQLRVVLEELKNRYNVEVDTKTPRIAYRETISSKAEGHHRHKKQTGGAGQFGEVFLRIEPLERGTGFEFVNDTFGGSIPHQFLPAIEKGIRQALEEGVVAGYPMQDIRVSVYDGKHHPVDSKEVAFITAGKRAFAEAVANASPVLLEPMVDVEVTAPEGYLGDITGDLSSKRGRVQGTDMVGSGQMCISALVPLAEVANYQSELRSMTGGQGSYTMSMSHYDPMPAHVQEKVAAESQKELVEAG
- a CDS encoding response regulator; translation: MMNHGTSTGRFNVLLAEDPQRADADWATPLGQLLKPQGFAPLVAESGREALELAEQHPVHAALVDLATPRETDKRPTGGTSSVESGGLWLLEVLHRLPDAPPIVVVNNQPLDAAAFQRYVTQALQLGAFSVVNFPIRIEALLNVIRRLIDRRYHGQWPQNVANN